A genomic segment from Candidatus Kryptoniota bacterium encodes:
- a CDS encoding carbohydrate ABC transporter permease: MKKGGSKAFTYIFLVFFALIFLYPFLWMLSGSLKPDFDVMNLGLYSSHFTSSNYSLVFDRIPILRSFVNSLIVATAVTFCVVVFGAIVGYALAKVNWKGARYLIVFLIFTMTIPFQLTLIPLYTMIVKFRLTDNLLGLILPNMMTAVSIIMFRQFFLSLPDSLIEAARIDGCSELKLIFKIVVPLSRPAVVTVAIITFLTSWNDVLWPLIVIRNRSLMTLPQLITIFVLGGEAESHLGAELAASTMLAVPILLLYSFFQRYFIQSFVSSGVKG, from the coding sequence ATGAAAAAGGGAGGATCGAAGGCATTCACTTATATCTTCCTCGTATTTTTCGCCTTAATATTTTTGTATCCCTTTCTCTGGATGCTATCAGGATCTCTTAAGCCCGATTTTGACGTGATGAACCTCGGGCTTTACTCATCTCACTTTACGTCTTCGAATTATTCACTCGTGTTTGATAGAATACCTATTCTCAGATCCTTCGTAAACAGCTTGATTGTCGCAACCGCGGTGACGTTCTGTGTCGTTGTGTTCGGTGCCATCGTCGGATACGCGCTCGCGAAAGTGAACTGGAAAGGCGCTCGATATCTTATTGTCTTTCTTATCTTTACTATGACGATCCCGTTCCAGCTCACTCTCATTCCTCTTTATACTATGATCGTAAAATTCCGTCTGACGGATAACCTCCTCGGATTGATACTTCCGAACATGATGACCGCAGTTTCAATTATAATGTTCAGGCAGTTCTTCCTGTCGCTTCCCGATTCGCTGATCGAGGCGGCACGGATCGATGGCTGCAGTGAATTGAAGCTGATCTTTAAAATTGTCGTACCCCTTTCGAGACCGGCAGTCGTGACCGTCGCCATAATTACATTCTTGACGTCGTGGAATGATGTCCTCTGGCCTCTGATCGTAATACGTAACCGGAGCCTTATGACACTTCCGCAGCTAATAACGATTTTTGTCCTCGGCGGTGAAGCTGAATCCCATCTCGGCGCTGAACTCGCTGCTTCTACAATGCTCGCCGTCCCGATTCTATTGTTATATTCTTTCTTCCAACGATATTTCATTCAGAGTTTCGTTTCATCCGGGGTCAAGGGATGA